A single genomic interval of Lewinellaceae bacterium harbors:
- a CDS encoding helix-turn-helix domain containing protein, whose product MKKQHVELTATDKKRLKTLISKGSLKRRALKRATALLELGQGKTFKEVSEAIKVSGATVSAWADRYKKEGLDFLADKPRPGRPKDITAQQRKKIAALARSDAPDGYERWTLRLLAEKAVEFGYVKHISHQYINQILKQEEPRWQMEGC is encoded by the coding sequence ATGAAAAAGCAACATGTCGAGTTAACAGCAACAGACAAGAAAAGGCTGAAAACACTTATTTCCAAAGGGTCATTGAAACGAAGAGCCTTAAAGCGCGCCACTGCTTTACTGGAGCTCGGCCAGGGCAAAACCTTTAAAGAAGTTTCTGAGGCCATAAAAGTATCGGGGGCAACTGTTTCGGCCTGGGCCGACCGGTACAAAAAGGAAGGCCTGGATTTCCTGGCCGATAAACCACGGCCGGGCCGGCCCAAGGATATTACTGCTCAGCAGCGGAAAAAAATAGCCGCTCTGGCCCGCAGCGATGCCCCGGATGGTTATGAAAGATGGACGCTGCGCCTGCTGGCCGAAAAAGCGGTGGAGTTCGGATATGTAAAGCATATTTCTCACCAATACATCAACCAAATCCTGAAACAGGAGGAGCCCCGGTGGCAAATGGAAGGTTGCTAA
- a CDS encoding TonB-dependent receptor, giving the protein MRIALILLILLPFTGLAQNYTISGTLTDATTGEALIGANVFVTSLQKGTTTNTYGFYSLTIPKMDSLGIAFTYVGYTAQVKKAYLNQNIKLDVELMPGVGLLDEVVVSGARNDDNVARPQMGVVDIPTEKIKELPAILGEVDVLKVVQLLPGVQSGNEGTTGFFVRGGNADQNLVQLDEAIVYNPNHLFGLFSTFNTRAINNVTLIKGGFPAQYGGRLSSILDISMKEGNNKRVGVEGGIGLVTSQLTAEGPLKKEKASFIVSGRRTYFDWMIKPFLSSRIQTNYSFYDLNAKVNWQLGPRDRVFLSGFKGQDDATYIEDGIEYNVLFGNTTGTLRWNHIFGQKLFLNSSFIVNEYDQNISALQDNSFTQVVSGIKDVNGKMEFQYFPNPDHVILFGAHYLDHTFRSSGTTEAQSGTDPSPGIDEGAIPVKYFDEFAIYVNDEMRLSERFSASLGIRAPGFFSDEASYYKIEPRASVKMALNSTSSLKASYTMMNQFLHLVPSSTASVPTEVWVPSTERTRPQLSTQYALGYFRNFQENGWESSLEVYYKDMKNQVLFKEGNQLIETLDVDPLLTYGKGWSYGAEFFLRKNQGRFTGWLSYTLSWTNQKFEELNFGNTFPFRYDRRHNLALVGTYQLSKRWSLSGTFVFSSGNVYTVPVGRIGVFHGGTLFEGNYFVYEERNNVRMNPYHRLDLSASHKREWRLFGKDLTSEWVFSVYNSYSRLNPYFVFFEVDPGTGQPKAKQVSLLPIIPSITYNFKF; this is encoded by the coding sequence ATGCGGATTGCTCTAATCCTGCTTATCCTGCTGCCCTTCACCGGGTTGGCTCAAAACTACACGATAAGCGGCACCCTCACCGACGCCACTACCGGCGAAGCGCTCATCGGCGCCAATGTTTTCGTCACCTCATTGCAAAAAGGGACGACGACAAACACCTACGGGTTCTACTCCCTGACCATACCCAAAATGGATAGCCTGGGCATTGCCTTTACCTATGTGGGCTACACAGCTCAGGTCAAGAAGGCCTACCTCAACCAGAACATTAAGCTGGACGTCGAACTGATGCCCGGCGTGGGTTTGCTGGACGAAGTGGTGGTGTCGGGCGCCCGGAATGACGATAATGTGGCCCGCCCGCAAATGGGGGTCGTCGATATTCCCACCGAGAAGATCAAAGAGCTGCCCGCCATCCTGGGCGAGGTGGATGTGCTGAAGGTGGTGCAGTTGCTGCCGGGGGTGCAATCGGGCAATGAAGGCACGACCGGCTTCTTCGTCCGCGGCGGCAATGCCGACCAGAACCTGGTACAACTGGACGAGGCCATCGTCTACAACCCCAACCACCTGTTCGGCCTGTTCAGCACCTTCAACACCCGGGCGATCAACAACGTCACCCTCATCAAAGGGGGGTTCCCGGCCCAGTACGGCGGCAGGTTGTCTTCTATCCTGGACATCAGCATGAAGGAAGGCAACAACAAGCGGGTGGGCGTCGAAGGGGGCATCGGCCTGGTGACGTCTCAACTGACGGCCGAAGGCCCCTTGAAAAAAGAAAAAGCCTCCTTTATCGTGTCCGGCCGCCGCACTTATTTCGACTGGATGATCAAGCCCTTTTTGTCCAGCCGCATCCAGACCAACTATTCGTTTTACGACCTGAACGCGAAGGTGAACTGGCAACTGGGCCCCAGAGACCGGGTGTTCCTCAGCGGGTTTAAGGGGCAGGACGACGCCACTTACATCGAAGATGGCATCGAGTACAACGTGCTTTTCGGCAACACGACGGGCACCCTGCGATGGAACCATATTTTCGGGCAAAAGCTCTTCCTGAATTCGTCCTTTATCGTCAACGAATACGACCAGAACATTTCCGCGCTCCAGGACAACTCTTTCACCCAGGTCGTTTCCGGGATCAAAGACGTCAACGGCAAAATGGAGTTTCAGTATTTTCCCAACCCCGATCACGTCATTCTTTTTGGCGCCCATTACCTGGACCACACCTTCCGCTCCAGCGGCACCACCGAGGCGCAGTCCGGAACCGATCCTTCTCCCGGCATAGATGAGGGCGCCATTCCGGTGAAGTATTTCGACGAGTTCGCCATTTACGTCAACGACGAAATGAGGCTCAGCGAACGCTTTTCGGCCAGCCTGGGAATCCGGGCGCCGGGCTTTTTTTCCGACGAGGCGAGTTACTACAAGATAGAACCCCGGGCTTCAGTGAAAATGGCGCTGAACTCCACCTCTTCCCTGAAGGCATCCTATACGATGATGAACCAGTTTCTGCACCTGGTGCCCAGCTCCACGGCTTCCGTCCCCACCGAAGTATGGGTTCCCTCCACCGAACGCACCCGGCCCCAGCTTTCCACCCAATACGCGCTGGGCTATTTCCGGAACTTTCAGGAGAACGGGTGGGAGTCGAGCCTGGAAGTCTACTATAAGGACATGAAGAACCAGGTGTTGTTCAAAGAGGGCAACCAACTGATCGAAACCCTGGACGTCGACCCCCTGCTCACCTACGGGAAAGGCTGGAGTTACGGAGCTGAATTTTTCCTCAGAAAAAACCAGGGGAGGTTTACCGGCTGGTTGTCCTACACCCTTTCCTGGACCAACCAGAAATTTGAGGAACTGAATTTCGGCAACACCTTCCCCTTCCGGTACGACCGGAGGCACAACCTGGCTTTGGTGGGCACCTATCAGCTCAGCAAAAGATGGTCGCTTTCGGGCACCTTTGTCTTTTCTTCCGGCAATGTATATACCGTTCCGGTGGGCCGGATCGGCGTGTTTCACGGCGGCACCCTGTTCGAAGGCAATTATTTCGTCTACGAGGAGCGGAACAACGTGCGCATGAACCCCTACCACCGGCTCGACCTGTCGGCCTCCCACAAAAGAGAGTGGCGCCTGTTTGGCAAAGACCTGACATCCGAGTGGGTCTTCAGCGTGTACAATTCCTACAGCCGGCTAAACCCCTACTTCGTATTTTTCGAAGTAGATCCCGGCACCGGCCAGCCCAAGGCCAAGCAGGTATCCCTGCTGCCGATCATTCCCAGCATCACTTACAATTTCAAATTTTAG
- a CDS encoding DUF11 domain-containing protein: MSARFLLTINLVLFFCLTTTAQGWIRDFGNQDSNSGNAVVQTPDGGYALTGQWAGANPYFLRTDAEGNVLWHTALPGLEFGYGTDITLTSDGGFAITGQHQPSNFDDNPTLLLIKAGAGGNLLWQREFFVDYPDITDSIEYNIGKQVVETPDGGLLAVGESNGMGFNHIFMVKTDADGNELWRQVYGVDTLSYTVTELMPLPAGGYAIAGSWVEPDPVIFPYPTALFLLQVDELGNELDFDVHPLGPNDQVKGAARAADGSFYLTVSPTSFSPLAGSRIIKLDANGNITWEKPAPAGDYLRNIQVAPQGQLAVTGQRGRTPNNADFLITLAQLDAEADNVIWQREIPYGLDNYANSLIHTADGGYAIAGRVQYSNNWPYAQNALLIKANGEGYVYTCILEGHVFLDENMDCTDNGELPLEGWLIAATKGNQSFYATSGPDGRYEMLLDTGIFTVTLTAPSIYWSSCQASYTAALPAPFSSEALDLPAQADVSCPLMTVDISTSLLRRCFSSYYSVEYCNNGTTPAVNASVEVTLDPFLSYVSSTIPFSQQDGQTYTFDLGMVNPNQCESFRVHVDVSCDAVLGQTHCTEAHIFPDSTCLDTLWPGPILQVSGQCAGDSVQFLIENRGADMDTPHQYIVTEDNIMLMEGNFQLGAGGSRLVGIPIAGNATYRLEVEQSQDFPNLLGSPFASAALEGCNGVNPGFVTIFSNNDDGPFADIDCRENVGSYDPNDKQVFPRGYGEENFVRPGTELEYLLRFQNTGTDTAFTVVIRDTLPELLDVKSIRPGASSHDYSYRIYGGGILEFRFDDILLPDSTTNLEASQGFVKFSARHKPEAELGSAIKNEAGIYFDFNEPVITNTTLTTLGENFIISDIREEGFPESVRVNAYPNPFGEESTIEITGMEIGQGLFLLYDNQGRQVRQEAFPGSRLDFRREGLPGGLYFFTILSDGKPVGSGKMVIGR; encoded by the coding sequence ATGAGTGCTAGATTCTTATTAACCATTAACCTTGTGCTGTTTTTTTGCCTAACCACAACCGCCCAGGGCTGGATAAGAGATTTTGGAAACCAGGATAGCAATTCCGGAAATGCAGTGGTGCAAACCCCGGATGGCGGCTATGCCCTTACCGGACAATGGGCGGGCGCTAATCCCTACTTTTTGCGTACCGATGCCGAAGGCAATGTGCTCTGGCATACTGCCCTGCCGGGCCTCGAGTTTGGTTACGGCACCGATATTACCCTTACTTCCGACGGAGGCTTTGCTATTACCGGACAGCACCAGCCATCCAATTTTGATGATAATCCTACCCTGCTGCTGATCAAGGCCGGCGCCGGCGGCAACCTCCTCTGGCAACGGGAATTCTTCGTAGATTACCCGGACATAACGGATTCTATAGAGTACAATATCGGCAAACAGGTCGTCGAAACGCCCGACGGCGGGTTATTGGCCGTGGGCGAGTCCAACGGCATGGGTTTCAATCATATTTTTATGGTAAAAACCGACGCAGATGGCAACGAGCTATGGCGGCAGGTTTATGGAGTGGATACCCTCTCCTACACCGTAACGGAGTTGATGCCTTTGCCCGCCGGCGGTTATGCCATCGCCGGTTCCTGGGTCGAGCCAGACCCGGTGATCTTTCCCTATCCCACTGCCTTGTTCCTGCTCCAGGTAGACGAACTGGGCAATGAACTGGACTTTGACGTTCACCCTTTGGGCCCAAACGATCAGGTCAAAGGCGCTGCGCGAGCGGCCGACGGCAGTTTCTACCTCACTGTCTCCCCAACCTCCTTCTCTCCCCTGGCAGGATCCAGGATCATTAAACTGGATGCCAATGGGAACATCACCTGGGAAAAACCTGCCCCGGCCGGCGATTATTTGCGGAATATTCAAGTCGCTCCCCAGGGTCAACTCGCCGTTACCGGCCAGCGGGGCCGAACGCCTAATAATGCGGACTTTCTCATCACCCTGGCCCAACTGGATGCCGAAGCCGATAATGTGATCTGGCAGAGGGAGATTCCCTACGGCCTGGACAACTATGCCAACTCCCTCATCCATACTGCCGACGGCGGCTACGCCATCGCCGGCCGGGTACAATATTCGAACAACTGGCCCTACGCCCAGAACGCGCTGCTCATCAAAGCCAACGGCGAAGGTTATGTTTACACCTGCATCCTGGAGGGCCATGTCTTCCTGGATGAAAACATGGACTGCACCGACAACGGCGAGCTGCCCCTGGAAGGCTGGCTCATCGCCGCCACCAAAGGAAACCAGAGCTTCTACGCCACTTCCGGCCCGGACGGGCGGTACGAAATGCTGTTGGATACCGGGATATTTACCGTCACCCTCACGGCGCCTTCCATTTACTGGTCCTCTTGCCAGGCCAGCTATACGGCCGCCCTGCCGGCGCCCTTCAGCAGCGAGGCGCTGGACCTTCCGGCCCAGGCGGATGTGAGCTGCCCGCTCATGACGGTGGACATTTCCACCAGCCTGCTGCGGCGCTGCTTCAGCTCTTATTATTCGGTGGAATACTGCAACAACGGCACCACCCCGGCTGTAAATGCCAGCGTGGAAGTGACGCTGGACCCTTTCCTCTCCTACGTCAGCAGTACCATCCCCTTCTCTCAGCAGGACGGCCAAACTTATACCTTCGATCTCGGCATGGTCAACCCCAATCAGTGTGAAAGCTTCCGTGTCCATGTCGACGTGAGCTGCGATGCGGTGTTGGGGCAAACCCATTGCACCGAAGCCCATATCTTTCCGGACAGTACCTGCCTCGACACCCTGTGGCCAGGGCCCATCCTCCAGGTTTCCGGCCAGTGCGCCGGCGATTCCGTTCAGTTCCTTATCGAAAACCGGGGGGCGGATATGGATACGCCGCACCAGTACATCGTCACCGAAGATAACATCATGCTCATGGAAGGCAATTTCCAGCTGGGAGCGGGCGGCAGCCGCCTGGTCGGTATCCCCATCGCCGGCAACGCTACTTACCGGCTGGAGGTAGAGCAGAGCCAGGATTTCCCCAATTTGCTGGGCAGCCCCTTCGCCAGCGCCGCCCTGGAAGGCTGCAACGGCGTCAACCCCGGTTTCGTGACGATCTTCTCCAACAACGACGATGGCCCCTTCGCCGACATCGACTGCCGGGAGAACGTTGGCTCTTACGACCCCAACGACAAACAGGTGTTTCCCCGGGGCTACGGGGAGGAAAATTTCGTGCGCCCCGGCACCGAACTGGAATACCTCCTCCGCTTCCAGAATACCGGCACCGATACGGCCTTTACGGTAGTGATCCGCGATACGCTGCCGGAACTGCTGGACGTGAAGAGCATCCGCCCGGGAGCCTCCAGCCACGATTACAGCTACCGCATCTATGGCGGGGGCATCCTGGAATTTCGCTTCGACGACATTCTGCTGCCCGACAGCACCACCAACCTGGAGGCTTCTCAGGGATTCGTGAAATTCTCCGCCCGCCACAAACCGGAGGCGGAGCTGGGCAGCGCCATCAAAAACGAAGCGGGCATTTATTTCGACTTTAATGAGCCGGTCATTACCAATACCACCTTGACCACGCTGGGGGAGAACTTCATTATCAGCGACATCCGCGAAGAAGGTTTTCCGGAGAGCGTCCGCGTAAACGCGTATCCCAACCCGTTTGGGGAGGAAAGCACGATCGAAATCACAGGGATGGAAATCGGGCAGGGCCTGTTTCTGCTCTACGACAACCAGGGGCGGCAGGTGAGGCAGGAAGCCTTCCCCGGTTCAAGGCTGGATTTCCGCCGCGAGGGGCTGCCGGGAGGGTTGTACTTCTTTACCATCCTTTCGGATGGGAAGCCCGTTGGGAGTGGGAAGATGGTGATTGGGCGGTAA
- a CDS encoding PepSY domain-containing protein produces MKQLIFLALWLPQLVEAQMEIRVNPTDPGEKMEVIAVPREMTADSLVHYIYNFNPNEYGIEYKQKFGWLKLSDKFNTDEFYQWTKQYCIDRVGEAYFYDNFRLDWHSFKDEAATEIYEIRYYFFPPGFEFAHQRITFKKYSFLGIEEVETPANLPDCRENPGDCVFPITREKAEKIAAEKVIKGRDVQLYIEGLTDNYEWKCVTATPKGWAGENFTIDARTGEVSEQKKWHRID; encoded by the coding sequence ATGAAACAACTGATATTCCTCGCCTTATGGCTCCCGCAATTAGTAGAGGCTCAGATGGAAATCCGGGTCAACCCCACCGATCCAGGTGAAAAAATGGAGGTCATCGCCGTTCCCCGGGAAATGACAGCCGACTCGCTGGTGCATTACATCTACAACTTCAACCCCAACGAATACGGCATTGAATACAAGCAAAAATTCGGCTGGTTGAAACTGTCCGATAAATTCAATACAGATGAGTTTTACCAATGGACGAAGCAGTACTGCATCGATCGGGTGGGGGAGGCCTATTTTTACGACAACTTCAGGTTGGACTGGCACAGCTTCAAAGACGAAGCCGCCACGGAAATCTACGAAATTCGTTATTATTTCTTCCCGCCCGGCTTTGAGTTCGCCCACCAGCGCATCACTTTCAAGAAGTACTCCTTCCTGGGCATTGAAGAAGTGGAAACGCCCGCCAACCTACCCGATTGCCGGGAAAATCCGGGCGACTGCGTATTCCCCATCACCCGGGAAAAAGCGGAAAAGATAGCCGCAGAAAAAGTGATAAAGGGGCGCGACGTGCAGTTGTACATCGAAGGGCTAACCGACAACTATGAATGGAAATGCGTAACCGCTACCCCCAAGGGCTGGGCGGGGGAGAATTTTACGATTGATGCCCGTACGGGGGAGGTTTCAGAGCAGAAGAAGTGGCATCGGATTGATTGA
- a CDS encoding helix-turn-helix domain containing protein, which yields MKKQHIHLTANDKETLKGLISEGALPPKGLKRAAALLELGQGKTFKEVAKTVKVASTTVSSWASKYEKAGLSFLKDKPRPGRPKDITAGQRAKILALANSEPPEGHEKWSLRLLAEKAIALGYVDSISHQYINQILKDDELSIY from the coding sequence ATGAAAAAGCAGCATATCCACTTAACAGCCAATGACAAAGAAACATTGAAAGGCCTGATATCAGAAGGCGCCTTGCCGCCCAAAGGCTTAAAAAGGGCGGCTGCCCTTTTGGAACTCGGCCAGGGAAAAACTTTCAAAGAAGTGGCGAAAACCGTAAAGGTGGCCAGCACGACGGTTTCTTCCTGGGCATCCAAGTACGAAAAGGCAGGCCTGTCTTTCCTGAAAGACAAGCCCAGGCCGGGCCGGCCCAAGGACATTACCGCCGGCCAACGGGCCAAAATCCTGGCGCTGGCGAACAGCGAGCCGCCGGAAGGGCATGAAAAATGGAGCTTGCGGTTGCTGGCCGAAAAGGCGATCGCCCTGGGGTATGTTGACAGCATTTCGCACCAGTATATCAACCAAATCCTCAAGGACGATGAATTGAGTATTTATTAG
- a CDS encoding TonB-dependent receptor plug domain-containing protein, translated as MKNKKIFFPFLGLLLFTTLPAFANNCCPEREEGKTVATVQPIETLTPASVASLSSAPDAVVLNPGFGNAYLHPAEMLIGRVPGVWVAGGYNFYRIRIRGALGPPLLVIDNMPFYNYNDEALNNLLWSIPVADIERIEVLKSIAEASLYSQAGNGVIRVVTRRGVAEEE; from the coding sequence ATGAAAAACAAGAAAATATTCTTTCCATTCCTGGGATTGCTTCTCTTCACCACTTTGCCGGCATTCGCCAACAATTGCTGCCCGGAAAGGGAGGAAGGGAAAACAGTTGCCACGGTTCAACCCATAGAAACATTAACGCCCGCTTCCGTTGCATCTCTTAGCAGTGCCCCCGATGCAGTCGTGTTAAACCCTGGCTTTGGCAATGCCTACCTCCACCCCGCCGAAATGCTCATCGGCCGCGTGCCGGGCGTATGGGTTGCGGGCGGTTACAATTTTTACCGCATCCGCATCCGGGGCGCCCTGGGGCCTCCACTGCTGGTGATCGACAACATGCCGTTCTACAACTACAACGACGAGGCATTGAACAACCTGCTCTGGAGCATCCCGGTTGCCGATATCGAACGGATTGAGGTGCTTAAAAGCATCGCTGAGGCCAGCTTGTACAGCCAGGCCGGCAACGGAGTGATCCGGGTGGTTACGCGCAGGGGAGTGGCAGAAGAGGAATAG
- a CDS encoding Uma2 family endonuclease, protein MQEVKLSEYETERHKPMPSLNHSIIQANLIRELGLSYKDKYRIASELSLDLSDWPSVPDICIYPKMPLDLRQDVATMTEPPLCAIEIISPSQSLSELVGKAEKYFQYGVRSCWIVLLPLGNIYVFSSPDDYEIFRATDTLKDPALDIALPLAEVFES, encoded by the coding sequence ATGCAAGAAGTCAAGCTTTCCGAATACGAGACTGAACGCCATAAGCCTATGCCCTCTTTAAATCACAGTATAATCCAGGCCAACCTGATCAGAGAGTTAGGCCTTTCCTACAAAGATAAATACCGCATCGCTTCCGAACTGAGCCTCGATCTTTCCGACTGGCCTTCCGTTCCGGATATCTGCATTTACCCCAAAATGCCGCTCGACCTGCGACAGGATGTAGCCACCATGACCGAACCTCCGCTTTGCGCTATTGAAATCATTTCCCCCAGCCAGTCGCTCAGCGAGCTGGTGGGCAAAGCCGAAAAGTACTTCCAATATGGTGTCCGCTCCTGCTGGATTGTCCTGCTTCCCCTGGGCAATATCTACGTTTTCTCTTCCCCGGACGACTATGAGATCTTCCGGGCAACGGATACGCTCAAAGATCCCGCGCTCGATATTGCCCTTCCGTTGGCAGAAGTATTTGAATCATAG
- a CDS encoding SdiA-regulated domain-containing protein, which translates to MLLKKRSKKAFTLLIVALAFNACMPADKKDANQITRRLAPAAGESSPVSESELIDPGKYRLKYDLGAAAIELKLSRELKEISGLSLSSDGAYLLAVNDELGIVYYLDKESGRIQKELSFGAPGDYEGLEMVGGKLFIARSDGVLFEMDASEKAGSVARSYYTPLNADYDVEGLAYDRVNHRLLLACKGKAGEGKAFENKRAIYGFSLDSLQLSKEPVYLLSEEMAIAEEAIREAWWTDVLKGHFSPSAIAVHPITGHIYIVSSKGKARSVLVMAPSGELLSIRELDKDPFNQPEGICFEKDGTMYISTEAKGKRGKGRVYRFRMF; encoded by the coding sequence ATGCTACTAAAAAAACGTTCAAAAAAAGCCTTCACCCTACTGATTGTCGCACTGGCCTTCAACGCCTGCATGCCTGCCGATAAAAAAGATGCCAACCAAATTACCCGGAGGCTTGCCCCTGCTGCTGGCGAAAGCAGCCCGGTTTCGGAATCAGAACTGATCGACCCCGGCAAATACCGGTTGAAGTACGATCTGGGCGCTGCCGCTATTGAACTAAAGCTTTCCCGGGAGCTCAAAGAAATTTCCGGCCTGAGCCTGTCTTCCGACGGCGCCTACCTGCTGGCCGTGAATGACGAACTGGGCATAGTCTATTATTTGGACAAGGAAAGCGGGCGCATCCAAAAGGAACTTTCTTTTGGCGCCCCGGGCGACTATGAGGGCCTGGAAATGGTGGGCGGCAAACTATTTATCGCCAGAAGCGACGGCGTCCTGTTCGAAATGGACGCTTCCGAAAAGGCTGGTTCCGTTGCCCGATCTTACTACACACCCCTGAATGCCGACTACGATGTAGAGGGCCTGGCCTACGACCGGGTAAACCACCGGTTGCTGCTGGCCTGCAAAGGAAAAGCCGGAGAAGGGAAGGCCTTCGAGAACAAACGCGCCATCTATGGTTTCAGCCTCGATAGCCTGCAGCTTTCCAAAGAACCTGTTTACCTGCTCAGCGAAGAAATGGCCATCGCGGAAGAAGCCATCCGGGAAGCCTGGTGGACAGATGTCCTGAAGGGGCATTTTTCTCCTTCGGCTATCGCCGTACATCCCATTACCGGACATATATATATAGTGTCTTCCAAAGGCAAGGCCAGATCCGTGCTGGTGATGGCCCCTTCCGGGGAATTGCTGAGCATCCGGGAACTGGACAAAGACCCGTTCAACCAACCCGAGGGCATCTGTTTCGAAAAAGACGGAACGATGTACATCAGCACGGAGGCGAAAGGGAAAAGAGGGAAAGGGAGGGTTTATCGGTTTCGGATGTTTTAG
- a CDS encoding DUF4249 domain-containing protein, with the protein MNTTNYIFLLLFFFAAVSCRKEVNIKPRASYESQLFIEGILYPGENPKIYLSLSQPFFNEEVTPQEMFARGAEVRLFNGTNTELLQPDSAFDKFRCRWVPYYTGTTPAEYGKTYELTVAFAGKTYTAETTINQAKVNIDEIEYTAEFFDVYGGHDGVILRFKDAPGEKNFYRFQMDRFLDTSRHHAHILEVLVNDCTNGEKFWITDLGRTIFRDENNDGKDLELNAEVSFEYRRGDTAYIYLQSLDETSAAFYEDIDNQLQSILNPFVEPVFLKSTIDGTLGVFGSVVRSDTVLFVYPQDNP; encoded by the coding sequence ATGAATACCACCAACTATATATTCCTGCTGCTCTTCTTCTTTGCCGCCGTATCCTGCCGCAAGGAGGTCAACATCAAACCCAGGGCTTCTTACGAGAGCCAGTTGTTCATCGAGGGTATTTTATATCCGGGCGAAAACCCCAAGATTTACCTGAGCCTGAGCCAGCCTTTCTTCAACGAGGAGGTCACGCCCCAGGAGATGTTCGCCCGGGGAGCGGAGGTGCGCCTGTTCAACGGCACGAATACAGAGCTGTTGCAGCCCGACAGCGCCTTCGATAAGTTCCGGTGCCGCTGGGTGCCCTACTACACGGGGACAACCCCGGCGGAGTACGGCAAAACCTACGAACTGACGGTTGCTTTCGCGGGCAAAACCTATACGGCGGAGACTACCATCAACCAGGCCAAAGTCAATATCGACGAGATCGAATATACCGCCGAGTTCTTCGACGTATACGGCGGGCACGACGGGGTCATCCTCCGGTTTAAAGACGCGCCGGGGGAAAAGAACTTCTACCGCTTTCAGATGGACCGCTTTCTCGACACCTCCCGGCACCACGCTCATATCCTGGAGGTGCTCGTAAACGACTGCACCAACGGGGAGAAATTCTGGATCACCGACCTGGGGCGCACCATTTTCCGGGATGAAAACAACGACGGAAAAGACCTGGAACTAAATGCAGAGGTGTCTTTCGAGTACCGGCGCGGAGATACGGCCTACATCTACCTGCAGTCGCTCGATGAAACATCGGCGGCTTTTTACGAGGACATCGACAACCAGCTGCAGTCCATCCTGAACCCGTTCGTGGAACCGGTTTTTCTGAAATCAACCATTGACGGAACGCTCGGGGTATTTGGCTCTGTGGTCCGCTCGGATACGGTGCTGTTCGTTTATCCGCAGGATAACCCGTAG
- a CDS encoding dihydrofolate reductase produces the protein MRNVQLYIAASIDGYIARTDGGIDWLSMVDKKGEDYGYNAFIASVDTTLMGRKTYDDVLGFDGPFPYPGLENYVFSRKAQPDDGNPVSHINEDPAAFVKKLKARPGGNIWLIGGGQLNTVLLNAGLIDEMILSVIPILLGDGIPLFGGQPKETKWRLTKQEAFDTGLVQMNYAIE, from the coding sequence ATGCGCAACGTACAACTCTACATCGCCGCCAGCATCGACGGTTACATCGCCCGGACGGACGGCGGCATCGACTGGCTCTCCATGGTGGACAAGAAGGGGGAGGACTACGGCTACAACGCCTTCATCGCCTCGGTGGACACGACCCTGATGGGCCGTAAAACTTACGATGACGTGCTCGGGTTCGACGGACCGTTTCCCTATCCGGGCCTGGAAAACTACGTCTTCTCCCGTAAGGCGCAGCCCGATGATGGCAATCCGGTAAGCCACATCAACGAAGACCCTGCGGCTTTTGTGAAAAAGCTTAAAGCCCGGCCCGGCGGCAACATCTGGCTCATCGGCGGCGGCCAGCTCAATACTGTCCTGCTCAATGCCGGGCTGATCGACGAAATGATCCTCTCCGTTATCCCTATTCTCCTCGGTGACGGCATCCCGCTCTTTGGCGGGCAGCCGAAGGAAACAAAGTGGCGGCTGACGAAGCAGGAGGCCTTTGATACGGGCCTGGTGCAGATGAACTATGCCATTGAATAA